Proteins encoded together in one Lathyrus oleraceus cultivar Zhongwan6 chromosome 5, CAAS_Psat_ZW6_1.0, whole genome shotgun sequence window:
- the LOC127081275 gene encoding translocon-associated protein subunit alpha, whose amino-acid sequence MALINNFWILSFILFLIASPLLQVVRCQSDEAAANAGEVSDIGIVGDETDDAQDFADGGFPSAPGVDTICVFPKNIARLVKGGEEAELLVGLKNDGQSSLNVVAIKASVHLPFDRHLLVQNLTVQVFNNGSVPSSAQASFPYIFSVSKFLQPGPFDLVGTIVYEIDQHPYQNTFYNGTIEVVEPGVLFSMESAFLFTLGTALLVLLGLWINGQIQNLKKPKRSSKVEVGTKTTDPSMDEWLEGTAYTRSTSSKSKKK is encoded by the exons TGGCGCTCATCAACAACTTCTGGATTCTCTCCTTCATTCTCTTCCTCATCGCTTCCCCACTCCTCCAAG TTGTTAGGTGTCAGTCAGATGAAGCTGCAGCGAATGCTGGTGAAGTGAGTGACATTGGAATTGTTGGTGATGAAACTGATGACGCTCAAGACTTTGCGGATGGAGGCTTTCCTTCTGCTCCGGGAGTTGATACCATCTGTGTCTTCCCTAAGAATATTGCAAGAT TGGTAAAAGGTGGTGAAGAGGCAGAGCTGCTTGTTGGTCTGAAAAATGATG GGCAGTCAAGTTTGAATGTTGTTGCTATTAAGGCTAGTGTTCATCTTCCATTTGATCGTCATCTTCTTGTTCAAAACCTTACTGTTCAG GTTTTCAACAATGGCTCTGTGCCATCATCAGCTCAGGCTAGTTTCCCATATATATTTTCTGTCAGCAAGTTCTTGCAG CCTGGACCGTTTGATCTTGTGGGGACCATTGTATATGAGATAGACCAACATCCATACCAAAACACCTTCTATAATGGAACAATTGAAGTTGTTGAGCCTGGTGTTTTATTCAGCATGGAATCTGCTTTTCTTTTTACTCTTGGAACTGCACTTCTTGTCCTACTTGGGCTATGGATTAATGGTCAAATACAGAACCTTAAG AAACCAAAAAGATCTTCCAAAGTTGAAGTTGGGACTAAGACTACAGATCCTTCAATGGATGAATGGCTTGAG GGAACTGCGTATACTCGGTCTACGTCAAGCAAATCTAAGAAGAAGTAG